The sequence GGACAGCATGCCGCTGGTCCTGTGGTTCTGGAACGGCACCGTCACCGACGACCTGATCGACTCCACGCTCGCCGATCTGCGTGCCAAGGGCATCAGCGAGGTGCTGGTCTTCCCGTTCGACACCGGCGCGCTCCAGCCGGCGTTCTTCACCGAGGACTGGTTCGCGGTGGTCGAGCACACCCTGCGCGAGGCCCAGCGGCACGGCATGCGGATCTGGCTCTTCAACGACGACTTCTTCCCCAGCGGCCGGGCCGGCGGTCTCGTGGCCGAGGGCGGTACGGTCGGCACCCGCACCTACCGGCCGCGCCCCGACCTGCGCACCAAGTGCGTGGTGCACACCGGCAGTCAGGTGACCGGAGGCGCCCGGGTGCCGCTGGCCGCCGCCGCGCTCAGTGTCGCCGGCGGCCGGCTCGTGGTGGACGCTGCCGCGTACGACGGCGTGCGCGTGCTCAAGGACGGTGCCGGCTGGGGCGATTACACGGTGTCCGGCACGGTCCGCGTCGAGTCGGGCACCGCGGGGCTGATGGTCCGCTGCGCCGACGCGTACAACGGCTACCTCGCGGACCTGCGGGCCGACGGCGGGGTGGACGTGTGGCGGCAGACCGGCGGCGCGTTCTCGCTGCTGCGCGCCGGCACCGCGGTGGCCGGGTTCGACCCCGGCGCCGACCACCGGCTCCAGGTCACCGTCGAGGGGCAGCGGATCACGCCGTCGCTGGACGGCACCGATCTGGGTCCGGTCACCGACGGTTCGCATCCCGCCGGGACGGTCGGGGTGCGGGCGACGGCGACGCAGCGCTCGTCCTGGGCCGCGCTGACCGTGACGGGCGCGGACGGCGGCCGGTGGTACGCGGGTGCGTTCGACGACCCCTCCGCCGTCCTGGACTTCGCGGTGCCCTCCGACCTGGGCGAGACGTTCGCCGCCTCGGCCCGCCCGCTGGACGCGGACGGCGACCCGGTGGCGCGGACGGTGGAGCTGACCGGCTCGGTGGGCGCGGGAGCCGTGTGGACGGTACCGGAAGGCCGGTGGCAGCTCGACGTGTTCAGCGTGCGCACGCTGGCCGACTCCGGCGGCAGCCGGCGCGACTACCTGGACCTGATGGACGACGAGGCGGTGGGCCTGTTCATGGACGCCGTGCCGGGCGAGTACGTCCGGCGCTTCCCGTGGGCGGTCGGCGGGGTGCTGCGCGGCTTCGCCGACGACGAGCCGTTCGTGGCGTCCGCGTCCGCGGAGTGGGCGCAGGTGCCGTGGTCGCCGACGCTGGCCCCGGAGATCGACCGGCTGGCCGGCGAGCTCGCCCGCGACGCGGCGGCAGGCGCCGGCAGCGCCGGGCACGGCGGCACCGGGCACGGCAGCGGAAAGGGCGCCGGAAAGGATGGCGGGAAGCCCCGACCCGCCGGGATCGGCACCGTGTTGTCGGCCGTGTTCACCGATCTCGGCGAGCACGGCGGCGAGTTGCGCGGGCTGTTCTGGCGGGCCGTGTCCAACCGCTTCTCCGACTCCTACTACAAGGGGATCGGCACCTGGACCGGCCGGCACGGCCTGGAGCTGATCTCCAATCCGCTGTGGGACGAGTACGGTCCGGCCGAGCAGATCAAGAGCACCGGCAACCTCAACACCGCGCACCAGTGGGCGCAGGTGCCGGGCACCGACCTGATCTCCGACCAGTTCCAGCGCGGCTACTACCGCACCCTGCCGCGCTGGCCGGCGTCGGCGGCCCACCAGGTGGGCCGGGAGCGGGTCTACCTGGAGGCGATGGGCGCCGCGGGCTGGCAGGTGACGCCGTCCTTCACCCGCCAGGTGATCGGGGCGTTCGTG comes from Streptomyces sp. NBC_00448 and encodes:
- a CDS encoding glycosylhydrolase-like jelly roll fold domain-containing protein produces the protein MNDDGCPTSGGSARPPVSRRRVLQVAAAAAAAGTVGSFWQPAYASAPGTAPGAAHGAFSTGRFADPPADSMPLVLWFWNGTVTDDLIDSTLADLRAKGISEVLVFPFDTGALQPAFFTEDWFAVVEHTLREAQRHGMRIWLFNDDFFPSGRAGGLVAEGGTVGTRTYRPRPDLRTKCVVHTGSQVTGGARVPLAAAALSVAGGRLVVDAAAYDGVRVLKDGAGWGDYTVSGTVRVESGTAGLMVRCADAYNGYLADLRADGGVDVWRQTGGAFSLLRAGTAVAGFDPGADHRLQVTVEGQRITPSLDGTDLGPVTDGSHPAGTVGVRATATQRSSWAALTVTGADGGRWYAGAFDDPSAVLDFAVPSDLGETFAASARPLDADGDPVARTVELTGSVGAGAVWTVPEGRWQLDVFSVRTLADSGGSRRDYLDLMDDEAVGLFMDAVPGEYVRRFPWAVGGVLRGFADDEPFVASASAEWAQVPWSPTLAPEIDRLAGELARDAAAGAGSAGHGGTGHGSGKGAGKDGGKPRPAGIGTVLSAVFTDLGEHGGELRGLFWRAVSNRFSDSYYKGIGTWTGRHGLELISNPLWDEYGPAEQIKSTGNLNTAHQWAQVPGTDLISDQFQRGYYRTLPRWPASAAHQVGRERVYLEAMGAAGWQVTPSFTRQVIGAFVVRGINKVLLHARFSDSGDIVFAPPFQPENPWWNVSAPLNEWIGRLVQAARGTPAARTALLQPQRAAEAYQDRPERTAIDDAFIGAVHALEDRQIDFDFVDEGALTGDPALIEHARTSGGALTVGHGRYTVAVLPETPLLSLAAVAALTAFVDGGGTLVAVGELPAKEAAGRDADLAGALSALFSGRRAKRALRAADAPAAAARVVAAGAAAAVLTPAVPEVRVLRLAQGGEESFLVNNEHAAAVESTAVFPAIGVPLVCDPDTGAAAPAGVWHPAAFPGRSGGGTAVPLALEAGQAVLVVFRQPSGGDPAHAVAANVPVRQVRVRGAAAVATVQVTAPGTVRVTAQDGGRRFAGSLDVTDPLAAVALDGDWSFRFDTGGAPAADRPLGSWTELDPSWSGAASYERTFTLPAATLSGRRWALDLGAVRDVAEVEVNGVALPSRLWAPYRFDVTDALHAGANSVRVRVTNTGANVHGDPQMSGLLGPVLLRPSRVEEVRLTRSGG